CTCCCTGTGCGGCGAGGACTTCTCCCACCTGCGCAACGGCGCCTACGTCGCCACCGTCACCAGCAGCGAGGACGAACTCGACCTCGCCGGACTCCCTGACGTCTACACCCGCACCCAGGTCGGCGACCACGTCACCCGCTACCAGACCACCGGCCACTACTTCTATCTGGCGAACGGCGGCAACGCCGTCAACTTCATCCACGGCGCCAGCGTTGGGCCGTTCATCTTCCTGGTCCAGGCCGAGATCCTCGCCGCGATCAGGATGCTCACCCGCGGCGACCTCGCCCCCGGCATCCATGAGGTCCCCGCACCCGACCGCGAAGCCATCGCGGCGACCTGGCTCTCCTACTTCAACAGGTGATCACCATGACCATCACGGCCCACCACATCCGCACCACCATCGCCGCCTACCTCGACGAACACCCCGAGGACAAGCGCGAACTCGGCCTCGTCCTCGGCCTCCTGGACGACGGCGACGACCTCACCAGCCGTAAGACCCTGCCCGGCCACGTCACCGCAGGGGCCATCCTCGTCGGCCCCGACGGCCGCATCCTGCATATTCTCCACAACGTGACCCAGAAATGGCTTTTGCCCGGCGGTCATCTGGAGCCCTCGGACGAGACGCTCCTGCAGGCCGCCGACCGCGAACTCGCCGAGGAGACCGGCATCCCGCCCCACGTCGTCACCCCGCACGGCGAGACTCCGCTCCACATCGACATCCACCCCATCGACGCCAACCCCGCCAAGGGCGAGCCCGCCCACCAGCACTTCGACTTCCGCTTCCTCTTCCGCACCACCGCCGACATCGGCGAACTCCAGGCCGAAGAAGTCTCCGACGCTGCCTGGCGAACGGTCGGCGCCCTCCACGACGAGAGGTTGGGTCAGCGCGTCGCCCAAGCACTGCGCTGACCCCAAGACCGGCCGCCCCTGCGTCTGCGACCCCCAACGCGCGCGGGGGCGGCCTCCCAGCCCGCCCAGCGACAGGCCACCAAGAGTGGCCTTCGTCACCTGATACGGTGATCGTTGCCATGGAAAGCGACACGATGCACCGTCTCTACGAGACGCGAGCCGGAGCGGCAGCCGCCTCCTAATAACGACACGACCTGCATGGGACACAGTCTCTGCGGCGACAACAGGGTGGAAGCACCACGACCTCAGCCATGAAGGCGCCGCCCAGCGCTACTACCAGGTCGGCTACCAGCTCGCCTGCGAAGCCGACCCCCGAGGCCACGCCGCCTGGATGATGCGTGCCCTCGCCCACCAGGCCCTCAGCCTCAAGCAGCCCCACCACTGCGTCGATCTCGTCGAAGGAGCGCTCACCCGCGGCCTCGGCCACGTCGACGGCCAGACCGAAGCCCTCCTCCACATCACCCACGCCCGTGCCTACGCCGCCGTCGGCGAGAGGCCCGCAGCGGCCCGCGCCCTGCTCGCCGCCGAAGACGCGCTCCTGCGCGACGACGTTCCTCAGCCCAGCTTCTCCCGTGTCAGCGGCCCCGTGGCAGGCACCGTGGCCAGCCACACCGCCCGCACGCTGACCGACCTCGCCGACCACACCGGCACCGAACAGCAGCACCGCGACGCCCTGACCCGCTGGGACCCCGGGAAGTACAAGCGCGTCCACGCCCTCACCCACGCCGACCTCGGCGACAGCCTCGCCGCCCAGGCGCGCGCCGACGAAGCGGTCGCCGCCTGGACCCAAGCCTTGGTCCTCATGGAAGGCATGGCCTCGGACCGCACCCGCAAGGCGATCACCTCCATCCGCTCCACCCTCGCGATCTACCAGCGCCGCCGCGTCCCAGGCGCGGCCGAACTCGCCCGCCGCGCTCGCGAGGCCCTCGCCTAACATGCCCAACAACCCGCCCGACGAAGGGAACACCGTGGCCCAGCAGACCAACGACCGCCCCCAAGCCCTCAAGCCGGCGCTCGACTCGATGACCCTGCTGGTCGCCGCCGTCATCGTCCACGACAAAGCCACCAACCGCGTCGTCCTCCTCCAACGAAGCCAGAATGCCAAGTTCGCCCAGGGAATGTGGGACCTCCCCGTCGGCAAGAGCGAACCAGGCGAGCCCATCACCGAAACGGCGGTCCGCGAGCTCTACGAGGAAACGGGCCTTACGGTGAAGCCCGAGTCCCTCAAGGTCGCCCACATCATCCACGGCGCCTGGGGCGTCGAAGCCCCCAACGGCTTCCTCACGGTCGTTTTCGTCACGCACGAATGGGTCGGCGAACCCGAGAACCGCGAACCACGCAAACACGCCCAAGTCCGCTGGATCGACGCCGATGCCATCCCCGACACCTTCGTGGATACCACCGCCAGCGCCCTCCACCACTACCTGAACGACAGGGCTCAGGTCTCCCTGGACGGCTGGCGGGCGGGGTAAGTACTCGGCCGCTTGCCCTCGTTCATGGCCGTGGTCCGGCGCGCCTCGTCCAGGCCGCGCCAGACCGGGAGCAGCGCCGGGCTCAGTGTTGCCAGCAGGTAGACCCCGCCCATCAGCAGAAGCGCCGTTGACAGGCTCGTGCCCTCGACGAGGAGGCCGGCCGTCAGGGCGCCCAGGGGCATCGTCAGCTCGCAGCCGGCGGTCATCGCGCCCGCGACCCGGCTGCGGAGTTCGTCCGGGACGCGTTCGTACGTCACCGTCGTCAGGATCGGGTTGATCATCCCGCCCGCCACTCCCGCTGCGCCCATGATCACCGCGAGTGCCGCGGTGGAGTCGGTGAGTCCCGCCACCGCGAAGCGTGGCGCGCCGCAGAGCAGGACGGCGACGGCGAGGACCGTGCGGCGGGCGAACTGGTGGCCCACCGCGCAGTACAGCAGCGCGCCCAGCAGGCCTCCGGCCCCGAACACCGCTGTGACCAGGCCCAGTTCGGCGGCGCCGCCGAGGTTGCGTTCGGCGTGTACGGGCAGCAGGACCCCGTTCCAGCCCTGGTCGATGCCGTTCATGAACATCACCATGATGACGACCGCGGCCAGGAGCCGGGTGCGCGCCAAGTAGGCGTAACCCTCGCGCAGTTCGGCGGCGTACGTACGCGGCGAGACCCGCGGCATGCCCTTGACCGGCTGCGCTCCCCGTATGCCGCGCAGCCCGGCGCCGACCAGCAGCGCCGACAGCAGATACGTCAACGCGTCCAGGAGCAGGGCGACTTCGGCACCGAGCAGGGCGATCACCAGGCCCGCGAGCGCCGCGCCGAGCATCCGGGCGCCGCGCTCGACAGCGTCGAACAGGCTCGCGGCGCGGACGAGGGTGGTGCCCGCCTGCTCGGCGAGATCCGGTACGAGGACGTAGCGGGCCGTGTCGCCGGGCGTGTGGGCCAGACCGTGGAGCGCCACCAGTGCGCAGAGCCCCCAGAACGGGAGCGAGTCGGAGCGGTGCAGCAGGGGGACGGCCCCGACGGAGAGCGCGCACAGGGTGTCGGACGCGATCGAGACGCGGCGGCGGCCGATCCGATCGATGACGGGGCCGCCGATGAGCGCGGAGAGAACGACCGGCAGGGTGGCGCAGAAGGCCACCACGCCGGCGCGGCCTGCGCTTCCGGTGGTCTGGAGCACGAACCAGGGGATGCCGATCAGGCTCAGGGTCCGGCCCAGGGCGGATATGGCGTTGGCGGTCAGGACCGCGGTGAGCGGCCACCGTCGTACCGCCGCGGCGGTCATACGGGGCGGATGCGGGCGCGCGTCGGGTGTTCGACCAGGCGCAGGCCCAACTCGACCAGGAGCCAGCCCAGTCGGGGGCGGAAGCCGTGGGTGCGGGGGAGGTGGGTGGCGGCCTCGGTCTGGAGTTCGGTCGCGCGTATGGCGTGGAGCTGGAGGTGCACGTCAGAAAATGGCATGACAAATCGTCCCTTCGTGCGAGGGTGATGAGAGGGGGCGGAGTGCGTCAGGCGTTCGGGGTGTCGAGCCGCTTCTGTGGCAGGGCGTGCAGATGGATCCGGACCTGTGCCACTGACTCCTCGCCCTCGGGCAGCGCGCGGTCCTCGTAGCTGGAGATCAGGTCGTGCAGTCGGCTCCCCAGCTCGGCCAGCAGTTCCGGTGTGAGTCGCAGGGTGAAGTCACTGAGGTCGGACTTGGTCGCCCAGACGTCCGGCCAGTCGTGCATCGTGCCCAGCCAGGTGCTCACCTCCCGGTCGTGGATGGAGGCGATCTCGTGCATGAACGTGTTCAGTGCTCCGCGTACCTCGGGGTCGGGGTCGTGGTGCAGCGTGTCGTCGACCATCACGCCCCGGTCCGCCGCCTTCCACCAGCGCTCCCGGCCCTTGCCGCGCCCCGGGTCGTCCGCGACGAACCCGTGCTCGGCCAGCTGGCGCAGGTGGTAGCTGGTGGCGCCGCTCGACTCGCCCAGCCGGTCGGCGAGTTGGGACGCGGTGGCCGGGCCGTGGTGGCGCAGGGCGGTCAGCAGCCGCATCCGCAGGGGGTGGGCGAGACCGCGCAGTGAGCGCGGGTCCAGGGTGCGGACGTCCTGTACGGGGACGTCCGGCGCGGGGGTGTCGGGATTCTCGGGCATGGCCTCAGCGTAGGCTTGCAAAGAAGTGGTTGCAAGGGTTTCTTTGCAACCACTTCTTTGCAAGTTGAGGCTCAGGGCCGGCGCCCCCCTCAGCCCTCCTTGATGAAGCCCTCCTCGATCAGCCAGTCCTTCGCCACCTCGTGCGGATCCTGGCCGTCCACGTCCACCTTCGCGTTCAGCTCCTGCGCGATCCCCGTGTTGAGGCGCTCGCTCAGCGGGTCGAGCAGACCGGCGATCTCCGGGTACTTCTCGTACGTCGAACTGTGGATCACCGGCGCCGCGTTGTAGTTCGGGAAGAAGTGCTTGTCGTCGGCGACCGTGTCCAGATCCATCGCCTTGATCCGGCCGTCCGTCGTGAACACCTCGCCCACCAGGCAGGAGTTGGACTTGGAGACCTGGGTGTAGATGATCCCGGCGTCCATCTTCTTCACGCTGGAGGCCGGGACCTTCATCCCGTACGCCTTCACCATTCCCGGCAGCCCGTCCTCCCGCGAGGCGAACTCGTTCTCCACGCAGACTGTGATCCCGCCCGGCTGCTTCTTCGACAGGGCGGCGACGTCCGACATCGTCTTGAGCCGGTACTTCGCGTTGTTCTTCTTGCTGATGCCCAGCGAGTACGTGTTGTTGAGCGTGGACGGCGCCAGCCAGCTGACGTCGTGCGAGCGGTCCGCGTCCCGTACGGCCGTCCACTGGTCCCGCGAGCCGGTGATCGGCTTCTCGTTGCCGAGGTAGGTGATCCATGCCGTGCCCGTGTACTCGTACATCGCGTCCGCGTCACCCTTGACGATCGCCTCGCGCGCGCTGATCGAGCCCGGCAGATTCGTCCGGTCCACGACCTCCGCGCCCGCCGCCTTGAAGATCAGGCCGATCATCTGGCCGAGGATGATGTTCTCGCTGAAGTTCTTCGAAGTCACCGTCAGCGAGGCGCCCTTGAGGGGTTCACCCTGGCCGACCGAGCCCGGGGCGACCTCGTCCACCATCGGGGAGCCGCTCTTGAGACCGCACCCGCCGAGCGTGGCGGCGCTCAGCACCAGCGCCAACGCACCCGTCACAAGCCTTCTGTTCGTCCGGCGCATCAGCGCTCCTCCAGTCCGCGCGGGGTGAGGACCACTTCGACCAGCGAGGCCAGCCAGTCGATCAGCAGCGCCAGCGTCACCGTGAGCACCGAGCCCAGGATCAGGACCGGCATGCGCTGCGTCTGGATGCCCGAGGTGATCAGGTCACCGAGCCCGCCGCCACCGCCGAAGGTCGCCAGTGTCGCCGTACCCACGTTGAGTACCAGTGCCGTCCGTACGCCCGCCAGGATCAGCGGTACGGCCAGCGGGAGTTCGACCCTGCCCAGCGTCGCGAGCGGCGACATCCCGATGCCGCGCGACGCCTCCACCAGTTGCGGGTCGATGGCCCGCAGACCCGCCACGGTGTTGGCGAGCACCGGCAGCACCGCGTAGACGACCATCCCGATGATCGCCGTGGAGGGGCCGATGCCCAGCCAGATCACCAGCAGCGCCAGCAGCCCGAGTGCCGGGGTCGCCTGTCCGATGTTGGCCAGCGCGGTCACGACCGGCGCCGCCCTGGACAGCCCGCGCCGGGTCAGCGCGATGCCCAGCGGGATCGCGATGACCAGCACCCAGAAGGTGGAGACCGTGGTCAGTTCGACGTGCTGCCACAGCCGGAGCCGCACATTTCCGTTGGCGAGCGAGTTCCGCGCGATCGAATCGAGCTCCACATTCGTGATCCAGGCGAAAGTCAGCAGCAGGACAACCGCGACCACCGAGGGCACCGTCAGCAGCTTGGCCCGGGTTATCCGGCGCTCCGGGGCGGCCGGCGGCGGGGCCGGTTCCGACTCCTCGTCCCGGAAGGCGTGCCCCTTGACGTCGTGCTCGCCCGGTGGGCGCCGGCTGCGCGCGGGAGAGGTCATACGTCCGCACCGCCCGCCGGCTCCTGGCCGGTCCGCTGCCGGCGCTGCTCCGCCAGCTCGTGCTGGTGCTCGAAGGCGGTGAGCCGGTCCGCCTCCAGCAGCTCCTGGACGGACGTCATCAGCGTCTCCATGTCGACGACACCGATGTACTCACCGCGTCTGCCGGTCACGGCGACCCGGCCGCCGCTCTCGGTCAGGACCGCCTCCAGCGCGTCGTGCAGGGTGGCGTCCCTGGTCACGGTGTGGTGCACCAACTGGCCCGCGTTGGCGAGCGAGCCCTTGGCGCGGGACAGGTCGCCGCGGCGCAGCCATTTGTACGGGCGGTTCTTCCGGTCCAGCATCAGCAGCTCGTTGTGCGGGCCGCTGCCCAGCTTGTTGAAGATCGACTGGAGCGGGTCCTCGACCGTCACCGACGGGAAGTCGGCGATCTCCACCTCCCGTACGCGCGTGAGGTTCAGCCGCTTCAGCGCGGCCCCCGCGCCCACGAAGCCGGAGACGAAGTCGTCGGCGGGGTTGGTGAGGATCGCCTCGGGGGTGTCGAACTGCGCTATGTGTGAGCGCTCCCGCAGGATCGCGATCCGGTCGCCGAGCTTGATCGCCTCGTCGAAGTCGTGCGTCACGAACACGATCGTCTTGTGCAACTCGTGCTGGAGACGGATCAGTTCGTCCTGGAGATGGTCGCGCGTGATCGGGTCGACCGCGCCGAACGGCTCGTCCATCAGCAGCACCGGCGGATCGGCGGCGAGCGCCCGCGCGACGCCCACCCGCTGCTGCTGACCGCCCGAGAGCTGACGCGGATAACGGCCGTGGAACTCGCGGGGGTCGAGCCCGACCAGGTCGAGCATCTCCTCGACCCGGTCCTTCACCTTCGGCTTGGACCAGCCGGCCATCTTCGGTACGAGCGCGATGTTCTCGCCGACCGTCATGTGCGGGAAGAGACCGGAGGACTGGATCGCGTAGCCGATCTGCCGGCGGAGCTTCACCGGATCCATGTCGGTGACGTCCTCGTCGCCGATCCTGATGCGCCCGGAGGAGGGCTCGATCAGCCGGTTGATCATCTTGAGAGTGGTCGACTTACCGCAGCCGGAGGGGCCGACGAGGATGACGGTCTCGCCCGCCCTGATCTCCATCGAGACGTTCTCCACGGCCGGGTTGGGGCTGCCCGGGTAGCGCTTGGTGAGGCCGTCGAGCTGGATGGTGGCGCCGCTCGTGGAGGCGGCGCTCGTGGAGGCGCCGCCGTCCGCGCCGTCCGCGCCGTCGGCGGATACGGCTCCGGCCCGCACCACGGCCTGGTCGCCGTTCGAGGCGTCGTCCGCGGCGTGGACCGGCGTCGGGTCAGTGGTCTCGGACACGGATCCCCCTTGAGATGGTCAGTCGGCCGAGCAGGACGTACGCGGCGTCGAAGAGCAGGGCGAGAATGACGATGCCGATCGTTCCGGCGAGTACCTGGTTGATCGCGTTGGCGCTGCCCAGCGAGGCGATGCCACGGAAGATCTCGTTGCCGAGACCGGGCCCCGACGCGTACGCGGCGATGGCGGCGATGCCCATCAGCATCTGGGTGGAGACCCGGATGCCGGTGAGGATCGGCGGCCAGGCGAGCGGCAGCTCGACCCTCAGCAGCCGGGCGGTGCGCGACATGCCGATGCCCTTGGCCGCGTCCACCAGGTCCGGGTCCACGCCGCGCAGTCCGACGACGGCGTTACGGACGATGGGCAGCAGCCCGTACAGCGTCAGCACGATCACCGTGGGCGCGACGCCGAGCCCGACGAGCGGGATGAGCAGACCGATGGCCGCCAGCGAGGGGATGGTCAGGACGGCGGCGGTGGAGAGGACCGCCAGATTGCCGCCCCAGGGGCTGCGGTAGGTCAGTACGCCGATGGCGACACCCAGGACGGTGGCGATGACCATGCACTGGAAGACGGCGCTGGCGTGCTGGAACGAGTCGGTGAGCAACTGCTGGTGGCGGTTGGCCAGATAGTCCCAGAAGTCCACGGCGCTCCTCTCTGGTGGGTCGGAGTCGGTCAGCCACCCGGCCGTTCGGGTGGCCGGTCGCCGTCGGTGTCCTGGGCTGCCTGTTCCACCAGCGGGATGATCCGCAGCGGAACGGGGTTCTCCATGACGATCGCCGTGGAGGCCCGCTGAATACCGGCGAAACCGACAACCCGGTCGATCACCCGTTGGAGATCGGCGTTCGAACGAGCGACGAGTCGGCAGAGCATATCCCCGGTTCCGGTGGTGGTATGCAGTTCGAGAACCTCTGGAACGCCGCTCAAATGGGCCCGGACATCCGAACCTTGTCCTTGCTTGATCTCCAGGGTTGCGAACGCCGTAACTGGGTAGCCGAGAGCGGCCGGATCGACGTCCGGACCGAATCCCCGGATGACTCCGTTGGTCTGAAGACGGTCCAGCCGCGCCTGTACGGTGCCGCGCGCCACCCCCAGCCGGCGTGACGCCTCCAGCACCCCGATGCGCGGTTCCCGTGCCAGCAGGGCGATGAGCCTGCCGTCGAGCCCGTCGATACCCATGGCGCCTCCCGGGGCGGTTCGTGGTGGTCATCCTGTGCAGATGGTCCGGTCATCCTCGCCCCCGGCTGTACAGACTGCCCAGCGAATGCGCGAACTGTTGCGCACCTTGCGGAACGGGGAGACGCTGCCGTCATGGCAGACACCTCGGTGAACCTCGACTCAGCCCCCTCCACCGCGCGCGACGCCGACCCCTTCCCGGTCAGGGGAATGGACGCCGTCGTCTTCGCCGTGGGCAACGCCAAGCAGGCGGCCCACTACTACTCGACGGCGTTCGGCATGAAGCTGGTCGCCTACTCGGGCCCCGAGAACGGGAGCCGCGAGACCGCGAGCTACGTACTCACGAACGGCTCGGCCCGCTTCGTCCTCACCTCCGTCATCAAGGCGTCCACCGAGTGGGGGCGCTTCCTCGCCGATCACGTCGCCGAGCACGGCGACGGTGTGGTCGACCTCGCCATCGAGGTGCCGGACGCGCGTGCCGCGTACGCCTACGCCACCGCGAACGGCGCCACCGGTCTCCAGGAGCCGTACGAGCTCAAGGACGACAGCGGCACCGTCGTACTCGCCGCCATCGCCACCTACGGCAACACCCGCCACACCCTGGTCGAGCGCACCGGGTACGAGGGCCCGTACCTGCCGGGCTTCGCCGAGGCCGCCCCGATCGTCGCGGGCCCCGAGAAGCGCACCTTCCAGGCCATCGACCACTGCGTGGGCAACGTCGAACTCGGCCGGATGAACGAGTGGGTGGCGTTCTACAACAAGGTCATGGGCTTCACGAACATGAAGGAGTTCGTGGGCGACGACATCGCCACCGAGTACTCCGCCCTCATGTCGAAGGTCGTGGCCGACGGCACCCTGAAGGTGAAGTTCCCGATCAACGAGCCGGCGGTCGCGAAGAAGAAGTCGCAGATCGACGAGTATCTGGAGTTCTACGGCGGCGCGGGCGTCCAGCACATCGCGCTCGCGACGAACGACATCGTCGGCTCCGTACGCACGATGCGCGCGGCCGGTGTCCAGTTCCTCGACACCCCGGACTCGTACTACGACACCCTCGGCGAGTGGGCGGGCGAGACCCGGGTTCCCGTCGAGACCCTGCGCGAGCTGAAGATCCTCGTGGACCGCGACGAGGACGGCTATCTGCTCCAGATCTTCACCAAGCCGGTCCAGGACCGGCCGACGGTCTTCTTCGAGATGATCGAGCGGCACGGCTCGATGGGCTTCGGCAAGGGCAACTTCAAGGCCCTGTTCGAGGCGATCGAGCGGGAGCAGGAGAGGCGCGGCAACCTCTGATCCGTCGTACGACACCGTCCCGTCGTACGACACCGTCCGGCGTCGCCCGGCACGTGCGACACGGCGCGGCCCCACGGGAGTTCACCGTGGGGCCGCGCCGCGTCGCGTCCCGCTACTCCTTCGTGGTCCGCGCCCTGCCCTCGCTCAGCCCGGCGGCGGCCGGGTCGAGGACGCGGGAGAGGAAGGACTGGGTGCGGGCATGGCTCGGGGCGCCGATCACCTGGGCCGGGGGCCCCTCCTCGACGATGACCCCGCCGTCCATGAAGACGACCCGGTCGGCGACCTCCCTGGCGAAGCTCATCTCGTGCGTGACGACGAGCATCGTCATCCCCTCGTCGGCGAGCGAGCGCATCACCGCGAGGACGTCACCCACCAGTTCGGGGTCGAGCGCGGACGTCGGCTCGTCGAAGAGCATCAGCTGCGGGTCCATCGCCAACGCCCGTGCGATCGCCACCCGTTGCTGCTGCCCGCCGGACAACTGGGCCGGATACGAGGACTCCTTGTCGGTCAGACCGACCCGCGCCAGCCGCTCGCGGGCGACCCGCGCCGCCTCCGCCTTGTCGCGCCCCAGCACCCGGCGCTGAGGGAGCGTCAGATTCTGAAGAGCCGTCAGATGAGGGAAGAGGTTGAACGACTGGAAGACCATCCCGATGCCGCGGCGCACCTTGTCGATGTCCACGTCCGGGTCGGTGACCTCCGCGCCCGCCACCAGGATGGTGCCCGACGTCGGCTCCTCCAGCCGGTTCACACAGCGCAGCAGCGTCGACTTGCCGGACCCCGAAGGGCCGATGACGCACACCACCTCGCCGCGCGCGACCGTGAAGTCGATGCCGGCGAGGACCTCCAGCGAGCCGAACGACTTGTGCAGAGCCCGTACTTCGATGGCCGGTGCCTCGCGGTCCAGCTCCACCGGTTCCTCCACCGCGCTCACCTCGCCCTTGCCGTACGCGCTTCGAGCCGCCGGACCAGATGACCCAGCGGCAGGGTGATGACCAGATAGCAGAGACCGGCGATGAGGATCGGGGTCAGGCTGCGGTTCTGGTTCAGGGCGTCCCGGCCGAACTTGGCCAGCTCGTACTGTGACAGGGACAGACCCAGCAGATAGACCAGCGACGAGTCCTTCGTCAGCAGGATCAACTCGTTGGTCAGCGGCGGCAGTACGATCCGCAGGGCCTGCGGGATGACGATCGAGACCATCGCCCGGCTCTGCGACATCCCGAGCGAACGCGCCGCCTCCGTCTGCCCCTTGGGCACGGCCTGGATACCCGCCCGGATCGTCTCCGCCATGTACGCGGCGCCGACCAGGCCCAGGGCCAGCATCACCGTCACGTACTGGTTGATCGCCACCTGGAAGGCCAGTGGCACACCGAACCCGAGGGCGATGAAGACCAGCAGCGCCGGAACGCCCCGGAAGAACTCGATGTAGACGATGGCCAGCCAGCGGTACGGCGGCACCTGAGACAGCCGCATCAGCGCGAGCAGCAGCCCCAGCGCCAGCCCGAACCCGAAGCCGAGCAGGGTGTAGACGACAGTGTTGACCAGCGCCGTCGTGATGATGTCGGGGAACTGGGCCTTGGCGACCTCGACATCGAAGAAGGCCCGCTGGATCTCGCCCCAGTCGGTGGCCTGGGCGACGACGACCAGCACGACGGCCAGGACGGCGTACTGCGCACTTCGGACGAGGCGGACCCGTTGTCGGCGGGACATGGACATCGGTGCTGGCTCCTCAACTCTTGGGGGCGGCGGGGAACCACTTCTTGTATATGGCGTCGTAACGGCCGTCGGCCTGGGCCGCCTTGATCACCTTGTCGATCTCCGCGCGCAGCGCGTCGTTCCCGGTGCGCACCCCCACGCCGTACTGCTCGCCGGTCTCGAACTCGGCGGTGACCTCGGTGTCCGGGTTCTTGCGCACGTACTCGAAGAGGACACCGTTGTCGTTGACGGCGGCGTCGACCTGGCCGGTCTTCACGGCCGTGAGCAGCAGAGCCAGGTCCTCGAACTGGACGGTCTCCACGTCCTTGCCGTTCTTCTTCGCGTACTCCTCACCGGTCGTGCCCTGCTGGACGCCCAGCTTCTTGCCCTTCAGGCCCGCCAGCGAGTCGTAACCGGCGCCCTTCTTGGTGATGAGCGCCTGGGTGGCCTCGAAGTAGGGGGCGGAGAAGTCCAGGTTCTCCTCACGTACGGGCGTGATCGTCATGCCGGCGGCGGCGACGTCACACTTACGGGCGTTGAGGTCCTCGCCCGTCTGAATGCCCTCGAAAGGCGTGTCCACGATCTCCTGGGTGACGTCGAGCTCCTTGGCAACCAGATCCACCAGGTCCACGTCGAAGCCGACGATCTTGTTGTCCTGGCGGGACTGGAAGGGCTCGTACGGCAGATGGGTACAGGTCGTGAGCTTCCCGGACTTCACCAGCTCCACCTTCGAGCCGTCGGACGACCCGGTGGTCTCGGTGCTCGTGCATCCGGTCATGGCGACGAGGGCGGCGGCGGTGGCTACTACGGGCAACACGAACACGGTGCGCGGGGACAAGACGCCTCCAAGCGGGAACGGACAACGCGGGAACGGGCAACAGCCCACAGGGTGTTGTGAGTTGCGCAGATCTTGCCATCGGAGGTGCCGGATGTCTCCTCACCAGGGGCGGGGTTAACGAGGTCGTCACGGCAGCGTGACGGCTCCGCGTACGGTGCCTCGTCCCTCTCGGGACCCGCGCTCCGGCCTGATCCAAAAGACACGCCCTACACGATCGGTTTCGTCTGAGTGCAGTTCTTCCACTCCACCCACTCCCGTGCGCCGCCGTTCTTGGGGCCCTTGGCGTACGTCGGGTTGCCGGTGATCGCCTGGTTCTTCTCCTCGTGCGTGATGTCGATGCCGAAGAGCTTGAACCCCGCGGTGATCTGTCCGGCCGAGATGCCGAAGCCGATGCCGAGTGAGGCGTTCCACCAGTCGGTGTTGGCGTTGTAGTCCAGCCGGGAGAGCTTGCCCTTGTCGTGCATCAGGCGCTCCAGCGGCCCCGCGTCGCTGCCCGGTGCCTCCGCCGCTTCCGAGGGGGTCGGCAGGGCGTCGCTGGCGGGGAAGTCGCCGCGACCGCGCAGCCAGTCCTCGACCGTCTTGCTGTCCCCGTCGTTGTCCAGTACGACCTCGGCGGACTCGGTGTGGATCTGGGAGCTGATGGTGCCGCCTCCGCCGCCGACGTCGATGGTCACCGGGGTGCCGGGGACGTTCGCGCCGGCGCCGCCCTGGAAGCCGGCGCCTTCGCCGTTCTCCTGGCTGGTGGTGATCACCAGCTTCTCCGGCCGGTGTTCCTTGCCGTCCTTCTCCTCCTGGTCGTACGTCGCCGCGTCGTAGGTGACGGCGACCTGCTGCATCCGCGTGGCCTTGCCCTGGGCGAGTTCGCCGCCCTTGGCGTCGACGCTGAAGGTGTAGATGAAGGTGATCTTGCCCGCGTCCGGGCCGGTGTTGGCGCGCATCACCACGACGTCCTCGGTCATGGTGCCGGTCCCGAACTCGCCGGATATGTTGCCGAGATCGGTCGGCTTGCCGTCCTTGTCCTTCCCGCCCTTGCCCTTGGTGAAGGACTTGCCGAAGCTGACGCTGCCCGCCGCCTCGGTGCTGGTCTTGGTGATGTCGACGTCCGGCGCCAGTTCCGGTTCGAGGTCGGGCTTCTTGGAAGC
The nucleotide sequence above comes from Streptomyces sp. NBC_01716. Encoded proteins:
- a CDS encoding ABC transporter substrate-binding protein — encoded protein: MTGCTSTETTGSSDGSKVELVKSGKLTTCTHLPYEPFQSRQDNKIVGFDVDLVDLVAKELDVTQEIVDTPFEGIQTGEDLNARKCDVAAAGMTITPVREENLDFSAPYFEATQALITKKGAGYDSLAGLKGKKLGVQQGTTGEEYAKKNGKDVETVQFEDLALLLTAVKTGQVDAAVNDNGVLFEYVRKNPDTEVTAEFETGEQYGVGVRTGNDALRAEIDKVIKAAQADGRYDAIYKKWFPAAPKS